The genomic DNA TTTTGCTATTGCATATCCTCTTGGGGCGCAGGTCACTTTGCTCGCTTATGGTAGAAATCAAGAGTTAGAAGCCGACCAAATGGGGCTTTATCTTATGGCAATGGCTGGCTACGACCCACGCGAAGCGCAACCGTTTTGGGAAAGAATGGAAACCTCGTCTGGCAATGGTAGCCGTCCGCCAGAGTTCCTCTCTACCCACCCTAATCCAGAGCACAGAAGAGCCGATATTCAGAAACATTTACCGAGAGCTTTAGCCTTCTACCAGAAAGCGGGGGGCAAACTTTAACCTCAAAAAAGGTAAACATTAAAAAATTGACTTAAAAAACAAACTTATGAAAAATTTAACCATTATCGGTATTATTTTAACGGCTATTGCGGCGTTATTATTCTATTTTACCACAGATTTTAGAGCCAATGCCATTACCCTTTCGCATTTTATGGGGATTATGGGTGGCATCGGTATAGGGTTGATTATCGGTGGTTTGGTAGGCTACATTAGCAAAGGTAATGCGGTAAAAGAAGCCGCCAAAAGAAGAGAGTTTGAACGCCTCCAAAAAGAAAAAGTGGAGATTGAAAAACAAGCGGCAGCCCTTGCCAACCAACAAGCCATAACGGAAGCGCAGAACAACGGCACTTCTCAAATATAACAAAAAACGGTCGCGGAATATCTCCAGCGACCGTTTTTATTGATACTCATTTTATGTTTTGTATTCTTTAGAACTCGTAGCCTAAACCTAAAAGGAAAAAGCTTGGGCGGTTGTCATATCTGACTTCTTGAGAAGCACCACCAGAAACAGTTTTAATGAAACTTCTTTCATCTTTAGAGAAAGCACCTTCGTAGCGGGCATTAAGAACCAATTTAGATAATTTCACATTGGCACCCAACTGATAACCGATGGTAAAATTCTTTGTGGCATTTTCTTTAAAATCATTAAAAGTCCCTTCTGAGGCTAAATTATACGATGCCACAGGCCCTGCAAATAGGCTGATATTGCTCACCAAGATATTGTACCCCAAAAGCACTGGCACATCTATTCTGTTGCTGTTCGCCTTAATTTCCGTGTTATCCACTGTGGTTTTGCTTGCAAAATAAGTGTAATAAACTTCTGGCATTACAAAGAGTGAAGTCACAGGCAAATCTACCTTTGCCGATAGCCCAACATTAAACCCTGTAATATTTTTCCCATTGGTTTCTACGGCATCGGTAATGTTGTTTTTTAAGTCTGTCCAACTTGGGGAGCTGGTGTTTAGTAACACATTAGATCTTAGTCCGAAACTCACTTGCGCCATCATCATAGAAGAGGCGGCAATCGCTAATGTTGCTAATACTTTTTTCATAGTGTTTTGTATTTTAATTGTTTGTTATGATTCTGATAGATTGGTTTGATTGTTTTTGAGCATAGTCTCCCTCACTTGTTTGAACAGCGCCGAAGAGTACACAAAATCAATAAGATGAGGGTTGGTGGCTTTGATGATGATATCTTTATCTCCTTCCCATTCCTTCACGCCATTTCTGAGGTACACAATATTTTCTCCAATGGTCAGCACCGAGTTCATATCGTGGGTGTTGATGATGGTTGTGGTGTTGTATTCTTCCGTGATTTCCGTGAGTAATTCATCAATCACAATGGCGGTATTGGGGTCTAAACCCGAGTTGGGCTCATCACAAAATAAATATTTGGGATTGTTGACAATGGCTCTGGCTATGGCGACCCTTTTCTGCATTCCTCCAGAAATTTCGGAAGGGAATTTTTTATTGGCATTTTCTAAATGAACACGCCCAATCACTTCTTTCACGCGTTTTCTTTTCTCGGTAAAGGTCAGGTTGGTAAACATATCCAGCGGAAACGAGATGTTCTCTTCCACCGTCATAGAGTCAAATAGAGCGCTGCCTTGGAACACTGTGCCTATCTCTGAGCGGATTTGCTCTTTCTCCTCACGCCCCATAGTCACCAAATTTCTACCATCAAAAAGGATGCTGCCAGAGGTGGGCTCAAACACATTGAGCAAGCATTTGAGGAACACCGTTTTCCCAGACCCCGACTGCCCTATTACCAAATTGATTTTTCCCGTTTGAAAAGTGGTGGTAATGCCTTTTAAGACCTCCACACCATCAAAACTTTTTCTTAAATCTTTTACTTCAATCATTAGCTTAAAAATAATTGGGTTGAGATGAGCTCTGCAATAATAATGGTAACAATAGTCCAAACCACCGCTTGGGTACTGGCTCGCCCTACTTCCAGAGAGCCGCCTTTTACATTATAACCGAAATACGCTGGTATGGTGGCTATCAAAAAGGCAAAAACAACGGTTTTAAAAAAGGCATACCAAATAAAATAATCTGGCATATAGCGCTGCACACCATTGATGTATTCCGCTGTAGTCCAGTTGCCTGTGGCAATACCTGCGCAATAACCGCCATAAATTCCAAAAACGATGCTAATGGCGATCAATAGTGGATTAAAAATAACATTCGCAACGATTTTAGGCAAAATCAAAAAATTAGGGGAATTAACGCCCATAATATCCAAAGCATCAATTTGCTCTGTAACACGCATCGTACCGATACTTGAAGCGATATAAGAGCCCACTTTTCCTGCCAATATCAAACTAATAATCGTGGGTGAAAATTCTAAAATAAGCACCACCTTAGTAGCATAGCCAATAAAATACAACGGAATAGGGATTGATGAGGCACTAAAATTATTATACATCTGGATGGCCACCACAGCTCCCACAAATATAGAGGTAAAGAGTACCAGCCCAAACGAATTGACCCCTAAGTCGTTGATTTCCCGCATTAAAAGCTTGAAAAACACTTGAGATTTCTGCGGGCGTTTCATCACTTTGCCCAGCAATATCATATATTCTCCCACGGAGGAGAGCAATCTTCTAACTAACTTTAACATCTTGCGAAAATAGTATTTTTAATTGAATTACTCAGCATCAGATGGCATTTTCATCTCCTTTAATCATCAGGAGAACCGTTTTAAAGATAATAATAACATCCATCCCAATGCTCCAGTTTTTGATATAGAAAATATCTTTTAAGAGTCTTTTTTGCATTCTGATGTCCACTTCCTTGCCATCGCCCCTTAGCCCACTCACTTGCGAAAGCCCCGTAACACCAGGTTTTACATACGCCCTGATGTTGTACCGCTCTATTTTAGATTTATAAAAATCATCTACCGATAGCATATGCGGCCGCGGCCCCACCACACTCATTTGCCCCAAAAGCACATTGATGAACTGCGGGGTTTCATCTAAACTGGTTTTTCTTAAAAAATGACCTATTTTGGTAATTTTCTTCGCGGAAGGTTCGTCTGGGTGAGCCTGCATTGTTCGGAATTTAATACACTTAAACACACGATTCTGATAGCCATAACGCTCTTGGACAAAGAAAATAGGGCGACCGCTATCCCACCAAATCAGCAAAGCGATTAGCGGAAAAAGCCAAACACCCACCAACACCAAAAAACTAAGCGAAAAGAGGGTATCAAAAATCCGTTTAAGGCATCGGTTGCTCAGAAAATCTAACGGATACCGAATGGGCACCAACACAGGAAATGCCTCAAAATATTGCAAATGGTACTGAGAAAAATGTTTGTTCAAAACATTAGGAACGAAGCTCAAAGACACGCCATTTTCTTCTGCTGCAGCACAGATGGCAGCAATATGCTCTACCTCTTGCGCCGATTTTTCAGAGGGCAAAAACAAAGTGTCAATACCGTTCTTTTCCCAGAAATCAATCAATGCTTCAACTGATTGAGGAGACGCTTGGTATTCAAAAATTTTGTAGCCATAGTCTTTTCGGCGCTGTAGCGTTTGCTTGAGAATCGTGGAGAGATCGTCTTCAAATAAAAACATCACATTCCGATGGTTTTTCCCCAACGCCCGATAGTATTTCAGGGCAAAATAAGTAAAAGATTTAAAAACCAAAACCACCACCGTAAGCGCACCCACAAAAATCAAGGCATTATACCGCAAATTGACATCGGTAGAAAGTTCATTCAAACCTAAAACCAATAAAATAAACAGCACCAAATGCCTGATTATCCGCTCTATATGCAGCGTATAAGTGAGCGTTCTCGGCACATGATACAATCGAGAATATTGGCTAACCAACAGCCAACCCAAGCCCACCACAAGCATAAACCACCCCACACGCTGCCTCGCCGCTATATCTGCACCAAAACTATCCCCCAAAAAGAAATAGAAAAATACCAGCAAGATCACCAAATCTGCACTGATAAATAAGGATTTAAGATAGCGAGAGTATCGGGTAACCTGCATTTTTCTTACGGAATATTAAGGTATTTATGCGTTTGCACCGAGGCTTGCCACTGCGGATGTTCCAAAATATAATCGGTGATTTTAGGATACATCGTATTTCTTTTGCTCCACTCACTTTGGAGGTAGAGCTTACACTGAGGACTCACCTTGGCGGCTTGCTCTTCGGCAAAGGTAAAATCGTGCTGATTGAAAATGATGCACTTCAGCTCGTGGGCTTTAGCATAGATGCTTTCTTTGGGCAGCCCAGTTTTCTTCGGCGAAAGGCAAATCCAGTCAATATGCCCGCTCATCTCATACGCTCCCGAGGTTTCTATATGAATGGTGCAGCCTAAGGCTTTCAGCTTTTTCGTCAAAATTTCTAAATTCCACATTAGAGGTTCGCCACCAGTGAGCACAATGGTTTTGCAATGTTTTGCGGCAATGGTCGCCACCTCTTCCGCATCCATTAACGGGTGGAGGTTGGGATCCCAGCTTTCCTTGACATCGCACCAATGGCAACCTACATCGCAGCCGCCTAATCTGATGAAATAAGCTGCCTTCCCAGTGTGGGCGCCCTCGCCTTGTATCGTATAAAAATGCTCCATTACAGGGAGCATTTGACCTTGTTCTAATAATTGTTGTTCCTTCTCGTTCATGAAAATCCGTCTGGTTAAGTAGAAAACACAGTGTGTATTTCTATTTTAAAATATTCGACAAAAGTACGGATTTTTATTGAGATTTTTTCTATGCTTTGATGCCAAAACACCGCGACAACATTCCTCTACTTCGCTATTGATTTTCTTTCAAAAGCTGTTGGTTTATCGCCTTGACGAGTGCTGGTCCTTCATAAATAAAACCTGTATAAAGTTGCACCAAACTGGCGCCTGCACGCAGTTTTTCCAAAGCATCTTCAGCGCTATGGATACCGCCCACACCAATAATAGGAAAGGCTTTTTGGCTCTTTTCGGACAAAAATCGGATGACCTCTGTAGAGCGGTCTTTAAGCGGTTTCCCTGACAGTCCTCCCGTTTCTTTTTGCTCCGAGGATTTTAAATGGTCTCTGCCAATGGTTGTATTGGTCGCAATAACGCCGCTAATTTTCGTTCCTTTCACGATGTCAATAATGTCCAACAATTGCGTCTCCGTAAGGTCTGGCGCTATTTTGAGGAGAATCGGTTTAGGCTGAGGCTTCTTTTGGTTTTCATTTTGAAGACTGTTGAGTAAATTCATCAGTGGAGCTTTCTCCTGAAGTTCCCTAAGGTTGGGCGTATTCGGTGAGCTTACATTCACCACAAAATAATCCACATAAGGATAAAGCGCTTGGAAACACGCTAGATAATCTGACTCTGCAGCCTCGTTCAACGTGGTTTTATTTTTCCCGATATTGCCACCAATCAGCACATTGCTATTTTTTTTCAGTCGCTCTACCGCCGCCGCTACACCTTCATTATTAAAGCCCATTCTGTTGATGATGGCTTGGTCTTCTTTCAAACGAAAAAGCCTCTGTTTATCATTACCTGGCTGTGGTTTGGGCGTTAAAGTTCCAATTTCTATAAACCCAAATCCGAAGGCTGACAATTCTTGATAAAGTTTGGCATCTTTGTCAAAACCTGCCGCCAAACCAATAGGATTTTTAAATTTCAATCCAAAACATTCGCGCTCCAACCGTGGGTCTTGGACTTCAAAAATAGACCGCACCACCCAAGAAATTCCAGGTATTTTAAAAGCAATTTTTAAAAATTTAAATGTAAAATGATGGACGCCCTCAGGGTCAAAACGAAACAAAATAGGTCTGATAATGGATTTGTACATTTTTTTAGATTGATTAGTGCACAAATTTACTAAACCTTTTGTTTATATCTTAACATTCGTGGGAAAAATATTTCAAACTCTCCCAGTCATTAAACAAGTGGTTAGGATTTTTTTATAAAGTAAAATTGTTTTTTTCTTGAGCTTGAAGTGATAATAGTTAGAAAATCGTTGGAAAAACCAATTGATGTTATCGCTTTTGGGAGGACATAGCGATTTAAGAGTTCACAATAGATCTTTCTTAAAATAAAAAAGTAAGGCGCTAATTATTAGCGCCTTACCTCAAAATAAAGTATTAACCTCAAAACCTTTAATTTGAGCCATTATCGGGATTTGAACCCGAGACCTCTTCCTTACCAAGGAAGCGCTCTACCCCTGAGCTATAACGGCTTATAAAAAAATCACAAGCCCAAAAGGTTGTGATTTCGCTTTGAGCGGAAGACGGGGGTCGAACCCGCGACATTCAGCTTGGAAGGCTGACGCTCTACCAACTGAGCTACTTCCGCATTTGTTATTGTTGGTAATTGAGGTTGCAAAATTAAACATTTATTTTTATTTTGCAAATTTTTTATTAAAAAAAATGTGGGGAGAGCAGGATTCGAACCTGCGAAGTCTCACGACAACGGAGTTACAGTCCGTCCCATTTGGCCACTCTGGTATCTCCCCGCAATTTTTTATGAGCCTCCAGAGGGATTCGAACCCACGACCCCGAGATTACAAATCACGTGCTCTGGCCAACTGAGCTATGGAGGCAAATATTGCATATTTCAAACAAACGCTTATCTCGTTTTGCGGTTGCAAATATACAACTCTTTTTTTGAAATACGCAAATATTTTTTTTAGTTTTTTATAATATTTTTCTTAGTTCTTTTCTTTCTTTTTGATTAGCAACTTCTTAGCAATGTCTCCACACTTGTCTATCGCTTCTTCAAAACTGGCACAAGTCTTCTTCACCACAATATCATCTCCTGGCACAACTAAAATAATTTCTGCTGTTTTGTTTTCTTTATCGCTGGTGTTCTCTACTTTTAAGAAGACTTGGGCTTCCAAAATTTTATTATAAAAGGTTTCCAGTTTATTTAATTTTTTCTCTAAATACTCCTCTAACGGTTGGTGTGGGGTAAGCCCCAATGATTGAACGCTAATTTTCATTGTCTTAATATTTTAAGGTTACTATTCTCTATTTTTTGTCTTGGGCTCTTGGATGCGCGGCATTGAGCACCGTTTTTAATTTCTGAATGTTTGCGGAGGTATAAACCTGCGTGGAAGATAAACTGGCGTGTCCCAATAATTCCTTCACTTGAGAAATCTCCGCTCCATTCTCTAAAATGTGTGTCGCAAAGCTATGCCGCAGCATATGTGGGCTTTTCTTTTGCTTGGAAGACACTATGCTAAAGTAATTATTTACCACGGAATACACAAATTTTTCGGTGAGTTTTTTTCCATTTTTTTTCACAAAAAAATAGGCAACCGCCTCCTCTACAGCTTCTCGCTCTTGGATAAAATAACGCTCCAACTGTTGTTTTAATTGTGATGCTATGGGGACTATTCTCGTTTTGTTGCCTTTTCCTGTTACTCTAATTTCATTTTGAGAAAAATCCACATCAGAGCAGCGGAGGTTGCAGAGTTCTGCCCTACGCATTCCCGTTTGGTAAAGCGTTTCTATAATCAGTTGAGGCAATAACTCTTCTTCATCTTCAAAAATTTCGGTCACCTGATCCATTTCTTCTTTAGAAAATGGCAGTTGTTTCGTTGGGTAAAATTTTAATGAAGAAATGCCTTCTATCGGCGAGGTGGAAATTTCTTGTATCCGCAATAAATATTGATAAAAGCTCCTCAGCGCCGAAAGTTTACGGTTGATGGTTCTTTTGGACAGATTTTTCTCGCCCAAGTAGAAAAGGTAATTTCTCACCATTTTCTTGTCTACTTTAAGCACATCTACGCCGCTTTCTTGGTCGCTAAGGTAGTTTTGGAAATCGGCTAAGTCCTTAGCATAGCTGGTTTGCGTGTGCGGCGAGTATCTTTTTTCTACTTTAATGTATTCTAAAAAACGGGCAACCATAGCAATATTTTCAGATTCAAATATAGCATAAAAAAATCACTTCCTTATGATAAAGAAGTGATTTTTGTTCTTTTAAGCAAAAATTAAGCTTGTTCTTCTTTGCTTAAATTCCTTTGTTTGTGAGCCGCTTTTAATACTTGCTGTCTTCTAAGAACCGAAGGCTTTACATACTGTTGTCTTGCTCTTAAAGATCTAACAACGCCAGTTCTGTCGAATTTTCTTTTGTATTTTTTCAGCGCTCTGTCGATGGACTCTCCATCTTTTACTGGAATAATTAACATAGTTTACATCTCATTTTCGGGGCAAAAATAGAGGTTTATTTTTA from Riemerella columbina includes the following:
- a CDS encoding exopolysaccharide biosynthesis polyprenyl glycosylphosphotransferase; this encodes MQVTRYSRYLKSLFISADLVILLVFFYFFLGDSFGADIAARQRVGWFMLVVGLGWLLVSQYSRLYHVPRTLTYTLHIERIIRHLVLFILLVLGLNELSTDVNLRYNALIFVGALTVVVLVFKSFTYFALKYYRALGKNHRNVMFLFEDDLSTILKQTLQRRKDYGYKIFEYQASPQSVEALIDFWEKNGIDTLFLPSEKSAQEVEHIAAICAAAEENGVSLSFVPNVLNKHFSQYHLQYFEAFPVLVPIRYPLDFLSNRCLKRIFDTLFSLSFLVLVGVWLFPLIALLIWWDSGRPIFFVQERYGYQNRVFKCIKFRTMQAHPDEPSAKKITKIGHFLRKTSLDETPQFINVLLGQMSVVGPRPHMLSVDDFYKSKIERYNIRAYVKPGVTGLSQVSGLRGDGKEVDIRMQKRLLKDIFYIKNWSIGMDVIIIFKTVLLMIKGDENAI
- a CDS encoding tyrosine-type recombinase/integrase, which gives rise to MVARFLEYIKVEKRYSPHTQTSYAKDLADFQNYLSDQESGVDVLKVDKKMVRNYLFYLGEKNLSKRTINRKLSALRSFYQYLLRIQEISTSPIEGISSLKFYPTKQLPFSKEEMDQVTEIFEDEEELLPQLIIETLYQTGMRRAELCNLRCSDVDFSQNEIRVTGKGNKTRIVPIASQLKQQLERYFIQEREAVEEAVAYFFVKKNGKKLTEKFVYSVVNNYFSIVSSKQKKSPHMLRHSFATHILENGAEISQVKELLGHASLSSTQVYTSANIQKLKTVLNAAHPRAQDKK
- the hpf gene encoding ribosome hibernation-promoting factor, HPF/YfiA family, whose amino-acid sequence is MKISVQSLGLTPHQPLEEYLEKKLNKLETFYNKILEAQVFLKVENTSDKENKTAEIILVVPGDDIVVKKTCASFEEAIDKCGDIAKKLLIKKKEKN
- the rpsU gene encoding 30S ribosomal protein S21 encodes the protein MLIIPVKDGESIDRALKKYKRKFDRTGVVRSLRARQQYVKPSVLRRQQVLKAAHKQRNLSKEEQA
- a CDS encoding outer membrane beta-barrel protein; its protein translation is MKKVLATLAIAASSMMMAQVSFGLRSNVLLNTSSPSWTDLKNNITDAVETNGKNITGFNVGLSAKVDLPVTSLFVMPEVYYTYFASKTTVDNTEIKANSNRIDVPVLLGYNILVSNISLFAGPVASYNLASEGTFNDFKENATKNFTIGYQLGANVKLSKLVLNARYEGAFSKDERSFIKTVSGGASQEVRYDNRPSFFLLGLGYEF
- a CDS encoding MlaE family ABC transporter permease, with translation MLKLVRRLLSSVGEYMILLGKVMKRPQKSQVFFKLLMREINDLGVNSFGLVLFTSIFVGAVVAIQMYNNFSASSIPIPLYFIGYATKVVLILEFSPTIISLILAGKVGSYIASSIGTMRVTEQIDALDIMGVNSPNFLILPKIVANVIFNPLLIAISIVFGIYGGYCAGIATGNWTTAEYINGVQRYMPDYFIWYAFFKTVVFAFLIATIPAYFGYNVKGGSLEVGRASTQAVVWTIVTIIIAELISTQLFLS
- a CDS encoding ABC transporter ATP-binding protein, which codes for MIEVKDLRKSFDGVEVLKGITTTFQTGKINLVIGQSGSGKTVFLKCLLNVFEPTSGSILFDGRNLVTMGREEKEQIRSEIGTVFQGSALFDSMTVEENISFPLDMFTNLTFTEKRKRVKEVIGRVHLENANKKFPSEISGGMQKRVAIARAIVNNPKYLFCDEPNSGLDPNTAIVIDELLTEITEEYNTTTIINTHDMNSVLTIGENIVYLRNGVKEWEGDKDIIIKATNPHLIDFVYSSALFKQVRETMLKNNQTNLSES
- a CDS encoding quinone-dependent dihydroorotate dehydrogenase, producing the protein MYKSIIRPILFRFDPEGVHHFTFKFLKIAFKIPGISWVVRSIFEVQDPRLERECFGLKFKNPIGLAAGFDKDAKLYQELSAFGFGFIEIGTLTPKPQPGNDKQRLFRLKEDQAIINRMGFNNEGVAAAVERLKKNSNVLIGGNIGKNKTTLNEAAESDYLACFQALYPYVDYFVVNVSSPNTPNLRELQEKAPLMNLLNSLQNENQKKPQPKPILLKIAPDLTETQLLDIIDIVKGTKISGVIATNTTIGRDHLKSSEQKETGGLSGKPLKDRSTEVIRFLSEKSQKAFPIIGVGGIHSAEDALEKLRAGASLVQLYTGFIYEGPALVKAINQQLLKENQ
- a CDS encoding 7-carboxy-7-deazaguanine synthase QueE, whose product is MNEKEQQLLEQGQMLPVMEHFYTIQGEGAHTGKAAYFIRLGGCDVGCHWCDVKESWDPNLHPLMDAEEVATIAAKHCKTIVLTGGEPLMWNLEILTKKLKALGCTIHIETSGAYEMSGHIDWICLSPKKTGLPKESIYAKAHELKCIIFNQHDFTFAEEQAAKVSPQCKLYLQSEWSKRNTMYPKITDYILEHPQWQASVQTHKYLNIP